In the genome of Yersinia enterocolitica, the window CATCTGCGCGATGTGCTGCGTTTGTCTGAAGATCCGAAACGGCCTGAGCGTAAGATTCAGTTCTATATCGCGGTCTACCAACATCTGCGTGAACGTATTCGTCAGGATATTATTCGCACTGATGATCCGGTTGAAGCCATTGAACAGATGGAGATTGAACTGGGCCGTTTGACCGAAGAATTAACCGCTCGCGAACAGAAGCTGGCAATCAGTTCCAAAAGTGTATCGAATATTATCCGTAAAACTATTCAGCGCGAACAGAACCGCATCCGTATGCTGAATCAGGGTTTGCAAGCGGTGTCATTTGGTCAGGTCAAGAGCGTGCGGCTGAATGTGAATGTACGTGAAGCTCACGCGACCTTGCTCGATGTGCTATCCGAGCAGCAAGAGCAGCATCAGGATCTGTTTAATAGCAATCGTCTGACCTTCTCCGAAGCATTGGCAAAACTGTACCAGCGGTTGAACCCACAAATGGATATGGGGCAGCGCTTGCCGCAGACCATCGGTGAAGAACTGCTTGATTACCGTAACTATCTGGAACTGGAAGTCGAAGTTTATCGCGGTTCAGATGGCTGGCTGCGGGCAGAAAGCGGCGCATTGTCAACCGGTGAGGCTATTGGTACCGGTATGTCAATACTGGTCATGGTGGTACAGAGTTGGGAAGAAGAGTCACGTCGTCTGCGCGGCAAAGATATTTCCCCTTGCCGTTTGCTGTTCCTCGATGAAGCGGCGCGTTTGGATGCCAAATCTATCGCGACATTATTTGAACTGTGCGAGCGGCTGGAAATGCAATTAATAATTGCAGCACCAGAAAATATCAGCCCGGAAAAAGGGACAACCTATAAGTTGGTACGAAAAGTCTTCCAAAATCATGAGCATGTACATGTGGTTGGCTTACGAGGTTTTGCCAATGAAATACCAACATTGCCGCCGATACCTGCCGAGATACAACCCGGCGGTTAATTATTGTTCAGAAAGAAGGCGGCAATAATTAATCCGATTAAATGGTCGCTAACTAGCGGCCATTTTTATTTCTTCCACACCTTAGGGTTATATTTTATAACCACTGGAAATCTGTTAGCGTAACGTAAATGGTTAAATTTATATCGTTGACCACGCAAGGGGCAGTTCTGTTTGTATAATAATGATGAAAACCCGAAACTATTGAAGTGGTAGCCAACGAACAAATCTCGTTGAACTGATCGACGCTCAGGGATTCGGGTGCCAGAGCAGCAACAATGCTGCGGCTTCAGGGAAGAAGGGTAACGACAGACTATGACGTACTTAGATAAGCATACCGGGGGCATAGAATGTCGATAGGGAAACGAAATCCGCAACGCGCATTAGCATTATACTGCGCTTTAATTTATAGCCTGATGCCGATATTTACAGCATCAGCCACGGCACCTGTCATGCCGTTAGACTCATCCTCAGCGCTGCCTATGAGTGGTACGACAATGTCGGTCGCACAAAGCCGCTCACAGTTATTATCAGTGCTGCCTAAAACGGTGACACCTTTCTATGCTTCTGAGTTGGCATTACTTTATGCCGCCAACCGTATGCAACCGATGTGGCAGGATAGAACTGCGGTGCAGCATTTTCAGCAGCAATTAGCTGAAGTGGCACTCTCCGGTCTCCAGCCGCAATTTATGCAGTGGGTAAAATGGCTGAGTGACCCTGACATTACCGGTCAAGCTCGCGATGTTATTTTGTCGGATGCCATGCTGGGATACTTGCACTTTATTTCAGGTGTTGGCGCTAACGGTAGTGTCTGGTTATACAGCAATGTGCCATACAAAATGGCGATGCCGCCGGTTACTATTTTAAATCGTTGGCAGCAAGCGGTGCATGAAGGGACCACCGCACCCTATCTGGCATCGCTGGCCCCCCAACATCCTCAATACGACAAAATGCATCAGGCATTGAAACTGATGCTGGCAGACCGCCAGCCATGGCCACAGATGTCTAATGGCCCCAGCCTGCGCCCAGGTCAGTTAAGTGACGATATTCCAGCGCTACGGGAAATCCTAGACAGAACGGGCATGCTACACCCCATTGCATCTGAACCGGCCAAAGTCCCAGAGGTTATCCCGGTGGATAATCCAGCAGTAGCCGTGGTCAATGATGATCTCTCGGTTGATGAAGAAAAGAGCCGTGCTCAGGCTCACAGTTTAGTGGTTAGCCCTTCAGCGGCACCCGTGGCCGACGTTCCTGTTACCGGTGGGGTTGTAGCGTCGCCATCAGCGCCGCTCACCACAACTATAACCGACAATGTTTATACGCCTGAGTTGGTGGAAGCCGTTAAACGTTTTCAACAGTGGCATGGGCTAAGTGATGATGGTGTTATTGGTGTCCGAACTCGTGAATGGTTGAATGTCTCACCACAAACGCGGGCAACATTATTGGCATTGAATATTCAGCGGTTGCGTATTTTACCGGGACACGTCGATAACGGCATTATGGTTAATATCCCAAACTATTCGCTTAATTATTATAAGAATGGTGCTGAGGTTCTCTCATCGCGGGTGATTGTTGGCCGTCCAAGCCGCAAGACACCGTTGATGAGCAGTGCGTTAAATAATGTGGTGGTCAATCCGCCGTGGAATGTACCAACGTCTCTGGTGCGCCAGGATATCGTACCCAAAGCACGCTATGACGCCGGCTATTTCCAGCGTCATGGTTATACCGTTCTGTCTGGTTGGAGTAATGAGGCTGAAGTTGTTGATCCATCGATGATCGATTGGAGCATGATTTCGCCTAATAACTTCCCGTACCGTCTGCGTCAGGCACCAGGTGCCAGCAATTCATTAGGGCGCTTCAAATTCAATATGCCAAGCTCTGATGCTATCTACTTACATGACACGCCGAACCATGGTCTGTTCCAGAAAGATATCCGTGCATTAAGTTCCGGCTGTGTCCGCGTCAATAAAGCCTCGGATCTGGCAAATATGTTATTGCAAGATGCTGGCTGGAATGATGCGCGGGTTTCCTCAACGTTAAAACAAGGCGATACCACCTACGTGAATATTCGCCAACGTGTCCCGGTGCAATTGTATTACCTGACAGCATGGGTAGCGGATGACGGTAGGCCACAATTTAGAACAGATATTTACAATTATGATAAGACGGTGAGATCCGGTGCACAAATCTCACCTCAGGCTGAACTTTTAATGCAATAAATGCAGTAAAACTCAATAACTAATGGTCTTAATATCGGGTTGTCGTAGGGGGCCCCAAATTGGGGTTCTCTATAACCGAACTTAAACGCACAGCGAGTGCGGGCCGAATGCGGGTTGACTGGTTTTCCGTAGGCGGTTATGGTTCGGGACGGCACATTTGGTTAGTGCTTTCTTTTGACATTCTTGCCGGGTATTAACAGAGATCATGGATAAAATTGATAATTATCGCCGTAAATGGCTAACGTTAGGCGGGGCAGCGCTGGGTATATCGCTGCTTCCAGGGCAGGCATTTGCCACCCTTTCTACTCCTCGCCCACGGATCTTGACCCTGAATAACCTCAATACAGGCGAGTCCATAAAAGCCGAATTTTTTGATGGTCGGGGCTATAACAAAGATGAACTTTCCCGCTTAAACCATCTCTTTCGCGATTATCGGGCCAATAAGGTAAAAACTATCGACCCACGCCTGTTTGATCAACTATACCGCCTGCAAGGGCTTCTTGGCACAACTAAACCGGTGCAGCTTATTTCCGGGTACCGCTCACTTGATACCAATAATGAACTGCGCGAACGCAGCCGTGGTGTGGCCAAACACAGTTTCCACACGCAAGGGCGGGCAATGGATTTTCATATTGAAGGTATTCAATTGAGTAATATCCGCAAAGCAGCATTAAAAATGCGTGCAGGTGGTGTAGGATATTACCCTCGCAGTAACTTTGTACATATTGATACTGGGCCGACAAGAACCTGGTAGCAGACATTTTTATGCCAATGCATTGAATCATACCTAACAGATTTCAAATTGTAGGGCGGTGGCAAGCAAGTGCCAAATCGGTCAGAGTGGGTTTGAATAGCACTTATGCCAGCCACAGGGCGAGCCTCAAAGTCCTGGCTCGCTAATCTCGATAAACTGATGCTATCAGTGATTCGGGTAAACGACCGCAGCCCATACAGATGTATGGTTGAAAGATGATAGGTATATTGCCAGTTGCATTTGGGGTGGAGTTTTATGAAATATCAAATTATTCCGGTGACGGCCTTTAGCCAGAACTGCACTTTAATCTGGTGTGAAGCCACAAAGCAGGCCGCATTGGTAGACCCTGGTGGTGATGCAGCCAAGATCATTGCTGAAGTTGCACGTCAGGGGGTAAAGGTCAGCCAGATTTTGTTGACTCACGGCCATCTGGATCATGTGGGTGCTGCTGCTGAGTTAGCCGCTCATTTTGATATCCCGATTTATGGCCCTGAAAAAGAAGATACGTTCTGGTTGGAAGGGCTACCGGCGCAGAGCAGAATGTTTGGTTTGAGCGAATGTGAAGCTTTTACCCCAACCCGTTGGTTGACCGAGGGTGACAAAATCACTGTTGGTGAAGTGGAGTTATCGGTATTGCATTGCCCTGGGCATACGCCAGGTCACATTGTCTTCATTGACCAACAGGGGCGTCTGGCACTGGTCGGTGATGTTATCTTTAACGGTGGTGTTGGGCGTAGTGATTTCCCACGCGGTGATCACCAACAACTGATTAACTCCATTCGGACTAAATTGTTGCCTTTAGGTGATGACATAACGTTTATTCCCGGTCATGGTCCAATGTCTACGTTAGGCCATGAACGGCAGACTAACCCGTTTATACGTGAAGAACCGGCTATTTGGTGATGTCGACATCATAAACAGCTAGAATTTCAAAGAAGGCACCGTCTGGTGCCTTTTTACGTTATATTGAATAAGTGATTTACATATTTTTTGAAGCAATAGTTATTTATCTATTGGTGCTGTGATCATAATGATGATAGCGGTCGGTGCTTATATTATCTTTGCGAGATGGATAAAGCCTGACCAACAAACAGTCGTCACGTTTATTGACCCGGCACTGTTTCTGCTGCCGTTTTGAGTTCGTAATATTACGAGCGCCTTTCAATGGAAGCCACTATGCCGTTTCGTCGTTTCAGACTGAATAAATTCCTGTCCCGGCTAAGTTTTTCTTTCATGGTATTATTCTTATTTCTGTTGTTAGGGGCGGCAGTGATTTATGCGCAAACCAAAGCCAATATGCATCAGGATGCTGAAGCTAAGTTATTACAAGGTAGGGCTCGATTCGAGCAGATATTTAATAATTTGCAGCATGCGGCGCTTCAGGTAGAAACCGGATTAGGCAAACCTTGCATGCAAGTTGTTCAAAATCTGCGGGATCAAGTTGTCATTATACCGGATGTGCGTTCAGTCTCTTTAGCTAAGGGGACGACCATCTATTGTTCCTCGATATATGGCCCACTTTCCACGCCGTTTGATCTAGATGTGTTCGTTGATGGTCAACTGGAGCTAATGCAGGGGAATGATGTCACTCCAGATCGTGCTTTGATGGTGTATCGGCTGGCGCGAGGTGATTACAGCATACTGGTTGCGGTCGATGGCTATTATCTGCGCAGCATCCTTAACTTATTAAGTGGTGATATACAGTTGTATCTGAGAGTGGGTGATAAATGGATGGATGCGGTGGGTATGGTACATCCAGGCCACCCCCCCGAGGGAAGCGAACCGTTATATCTGGCCTCAGACAAGTTTGCTTATTCATTAAATACGACGCTCTCTAACCAGCAATATTTGGCCTATGCCTGGCAATATAATCAAGGTAGCCTGATATTTTTCATCTTAATGAGCATCGGTTCAGCCGCGCTGGTTTTCTGGTTATCGGGTAGGGCGGCATCACCCACACAGGTATTAAAACAGGCGTTAGAAAACAACGAGTTTGTTGCTTATATGCAGCCGATAGTATCAGGCAAAGAGCAATGCTGGGTGGGTTGTGAAGTTCTAATGCGTTGGCAGCATCCTGTTAATGGTTTAATTCAGCCGAATAAATTTATTCCGATGGCCGAGGACAGTGAACTTATTGTTCCGATGACTCGCGCTATCATGCAGCAAGTTAGTACCACTTTTGCACCTTACGTAAATCAGTTACCGGAAGGTTTTCACTTTGGTTTTAATATCAGTGCTAACCATTGCCGTGATCTGAGTCTGGTAGATGATTGCCGCCGTTTTATTCAGGCCTTTGGTGGTAATAAAATCAATATCACATTGGAATTAACCGAACGGAAATTAATCGTTGCCGATGAGATTACTGACCGATTATTTGCCGAGTTGCATGCTTTGGGGGTATTTATTGCTATCGACGATTTTGGTACCGGGCATTCAAGTCTGACTTATTTGCAGAACTTTAAAGTGGATTTTCTGAAAATTGACCAAAGTTTTGTTGGCATGATTGGTTCCGATGCATTGTCGAGCCACATTGTCGGGAATGTTATCGATCTCGCGACCCGACTGGGGTTGCAGACCATTGCAGAGGGAGTCGAAAACGACACTCAAATGCGCTATTTACAGGCCCATAACGTCGACTATCTGCAAGGCTATATGTATGGGCGGCCCATGCCGATGAGCGAATTTGCCAAATATATGTTCCATTAAGACTCATATTCTGACATTTGAAACAAAATAAAAAGGGTGCATATGCACCCTTTTTACGGTAGGTCATTGATGCCTAATCACAGCACAGCAACGATAGCTTCACACAGCGGAGCCATGTTATCAGGTGTCATACCTGCAACGTTTACTCGGCCAGAGTTGACAGCATAAACAGCAAACTCATTGCGTAGGCGCAGAACCTGCTCTTTAGTCAGGCCACTGAATGAAAACATCCCATTCTGGTTAATGATAAAGCTGAAGTCCTGCTTCGCACCTTTTTCCTGCAATGTATTCACAAACAACTGACGCATACGATGAATGCGCTGGCGCATATCGGTCAGTTCTTGTTCCCAAATGGCGCGCAATGTCGCGTTGCTCAGGATGGTGGCAACCACTGACGCCCCATGGGCTGGTGGGTTGGAATAGTTAGCACGGATAACGGCTTTAACCTGGCTGAAGGCGATATCGGCCACGTCGCTGCTAGCGGCAACAATGGTGCAAGCCCCGACACGCTCATTATACAAACCAAAGTTTTTCGAATAAGAGCTACAAACGATCAGTTCCTGATGTTTAGCAGCGAAAATACGCAGCCCCTGAGCATCTTCCTCCAAACCTTTGGCAAAACCTTGGTAGGCGAAGTCAAACAGTGGCAGCCAACCTTTGGCAACTGACAGCTCAGCTAATTGGCTCCATTGGGCTTCGGTTGGGTCGATACCGGTAGGGTTATGGCAGCAGCCATGGAATAGCACTACGTCGCCAGCCTGAGCTTCTGAGAGGCTTTTTAATAGCCCATCGAAGTCCAGTGAATGGTTCGCAGCGTCATAATAGGCATACTCAACCACTTCAAGCCCGGCAGCGGCGAAGATATTTTTATGGTTCGGCCAGCTAGGATTACTGACCCAGACACGTTTAGCGCTGGTCTGATGGGCGATAAAATCAGCAGCAATACGTAACCCACCGGTACCACCTGGGGTTTGAGCGGTACGCGCACGCTTATCGGCAATAATAGCGCTGTCGGCACCGAACAACAGTTTTTGCGTGCAACTGGCGAAAACCGGCAGGCCATCAATACCCAGATAGTTTTTAGTAACTTCGTTTTCCAGCAAATACTGCTCAGCTTTCTTCACGCTGGTCAGCACCGGCGTTTTACCGGTTTCGTCTTTGTAGACACCAATCCCCAGATTGATTTTATGAGGGCGGTCATCCGCGCGGAAAATATCGGTCAGGCCCAAAATCGGGTCAGCAGGTGCAGCAGTGATTTTTTCAAACAT includes:
- a CDS encoding L,D-transpeptidase — protein: MSIGKRNPQRALALYCALIYSLMPIFTASATAPVMPLDSSSALPMSGTTMSVAQSRSQLLSVLPKTVTPFYASELALLYAANRMQPMWQDRTAVQHFQQQLAEVALSGLQPQFMQWVKWLSDPDITGQARDVILSDAMLGYLHFISGVGANGSVWLYSNVPYKMAMPPVTILNRWQQAVHEGTTAPYLASLAPQHPQYDKMHQALKLMLADRQPWPQMSNGPSLRPGQLSDDIPALREILDRTGMLHPIASEPAKVPEVIPVDNPAVAVVNDDLSVDEEKSRAQAHSLVVSPSAAPVADVPVTGGVVASPSAPLTTTITDNVYTPELVEAVKRFQQWHGLSDDGVIGVRTREWLNVSPQTRATLLALNIQRLRILPGHVDNGIMVNIPNYSLNYYKNGAEVLSSRVIVGRPSRKTPLMSSALNNVVVNPPWNVPTSLVRQDIVPKARYDAGYFQRHGYTVLSGWSNEAEVVDPSMIDWSMISPNNFPYRLRQAPGASNSLGRFKFNMPSSDAIYLHDTPNHGLFQKDIRALSSGCVRVNKASDLANMLLQDAGWNDARVSSTLKQGDTTYVNIRQRVPVQLYYLTAWVADDGRPQFRTDIYNYDKTVRSGAQISPQAELLMQ
- a CDS encoding DUF882 domain-containing protein, with amino-acid sequence MDKIDNYRRKWLTLGGAALGISLLPGQAFATLSTPRPRILTLNNLNTGESIKAEFFDGRGYNKDELSRLNHLFRDYRANKVKTIDPRLFDQLYRLQGLLGTTKPVQLISGYRSLDTNNELRERSRGVAKHSFHTQGRAMDFHIEGIQLSNIRKAALKMRAGGVGYYPRSNFVHIDTGPTRTW
- a CDS encoding cyclic diguanylate phosphodiesterase; its protein translation is MPFRRFRLNKFLSRLSFSFMVLFLFLLLGAAVIYAQTKANMHQDAEAKLLQGRARFEQIFNNLQHAALQVETGLGKPCMQVVQNLRDQVVIIPDVRSVSLAKGTTIYCSSIYGPLSTPFDLDVFVDGQLELMQGNDVTPDRALMVYRLARGDYSILVAVDGYYLRSILNLLSGDIQLYLRVGDKWMDAVGMVHPGHPPEGSEPLYLASDKFAYSLNTTLSNQQYLAYAWQYNQGSLIFFILMSIGSAALVFWLSGRAASPTQVLKQALENNEFVAYMQPIVSGKEQCWVGCEVLMRWQHPVNGLIQPNKFIPMAEDSELIVPMTRAIMQQVSTTFAPYVNQLPEGFHFGFNISANHCRDLSLVDDCRRFIQAFGGNKINITLELTERKLIVADEITDRLFAELHALGVFIAIDDFGTGHSSLTYLQNFKVDFLKIDQSFVGMIGSDALSSHIVGNVIDLATRLGLQTIAEGVENDTQMRYLQAHNVDYLQGYMYGRPMPMSEFAKYMFH
- a CDS encoding aspartate/tyrosine/aromatic aminotransferase encodes the protein MFEKITAAPADPILGLTDIFRADDRPHKINLGIGVYKDETGKTPVLTSVKKAEQYLLENEVTKNYLGIDGLPVFASCTQKLLFGADSAIIADKRARTAQTPGGTGGLRIAADFIAHQTSAKRVWVSNPSWPNHKNIFAAAGLEVVEYAYYDAANHSLDFDGLLKSLSEAQAGDVVLFHGCCHNPTGIDPTEAQWSQLAELSVAKGWLPLFDFAYQGFAKGLEEDAQGLRIFAAKHQELIVCSSYSKNFGLYNERVGACTIVAASSDVADIAFSQVKAVIRANYSNPPAHGASVVATILSNATLRAIWEQELTDMRQRIHRMRQLFVNTLQEKGAKQDFSFIINQNGMFSFSGLTKEQVLRLRNEFAVYAVNSGRVNVAGMTPDNMAPLCEAIVAVL